CGAGGTCTATTTCCGGCGACGGCTCGCCGACCGGGCGGCCGCCGAGGACCTGGTGCAGGAGGCGTTGATGGCCATCCATGTCAAGCGCGACACCTATGACCCGGCTCAGCCGTTCACCGCTTGGGCCTATGCCATCGCGCGTTACAAGCTCATCGATCATTTCCGCCGCAACCGGTTGCGAACGCATGTGCCGCTCGATGAGGCCGAATTCCTCGGCGAAACCGATACCGGATTTGCAGAGGCGGAGGCCCGGATGGACGTCGGCCGCCTTATGGAAACACTGCCGGAAGGTCAGGCTCAGGCCCTGCGGCTGACCAAGTTGGACCAGCTCTCTGTCGCTGAAGCAGCCGAGAAGAGCCATAGCGGAATTTCTGCGATAAAGGTGAGTGTTCATCGCGGCATGAAGGCGCTCATGGCAAAGCGCGGAGCGCAGAAAGACTGACATGAACGACCCGCTCATCGATACGCTCGCTGCCGGTCTTGAGCCTGTGAGGCGTCGCCGGTTCAGCTACTGGATCGCCACCGGCGTCGGTGCCGGCCTGGCTGTTGGAGCCCTGGCTTTCTGGCTCGCTCCGGATCTCGCTGTGAGGCCCGACATCGGCACCGCTATCCTCGACATCCCGTTCTGGATGAAGGTCGCATTTACGCTGACGATCGCCATCGTCGGAAGTTTTGGCCTGCTGCGGCTTGTTCGCCCCAGTGGCCGATCGAAAGCCTTGATCTGGATCCCGCCCGCAATATGGGCGGTTTTTGCTTTGATGGCCGCGCGAGACCTGGCCACGCATCCGGTCGATCTCTGGGGCGCCCGCATCCTCGGGGAGACCGCGCTTCGCTGCGTCACCTATATCGCCCTGATTTCAGTGCCGATCCTCGCCGTGCTCACGCTGGTGGTGCGCCGCGGCGCACCGACCGAGCTGACTCAGGCCGGATGGGCATTGGGGCTGGCAGCCGGCGGGATGTCGGCGACGATTTATGCCTTGGGGTGCCCGGAGGCCTCTCCCGTCTTCTTGATCGTCTGGTACGCTCTCGGCATTGCCTTGGCGGGTGCCGCCGGCGCGCTTGGCGGTCGGTACCTGTTGCGCTGGTAAGGTTTCATCGGACGCGAGTGAGCAGGTGGTTGCAGAAGCGCGTACGCTTTACGACCGCCTGGACGAACCCATCTTCGAACAAAAATGGTCGGTGATCGAAGCGATCACCGACCACATTGTAACAGGGGGAAGAGACACAGCGCTTCACCTTCAATATGTCCCTTCCCAACAAGACGACGGGAATTACATGCAAAATA
The window above is part of the Maricaulis maris MCS10 genome. Proteins encoded here:
- a CDS encoding sigma-70 family RNA polymerase sigma factor, coding for MIETEAVLRELMIAGQSGGATEYRRLLTALKTRLEVYFRRRLADRAAAEDLVQEALMAIHVKRDTYDPAQPFTAWAYAIARYKLIDHFRRNRLRTHVPLDEAEFLGETDTGFAEAEARMDVGRLMETLPEGQAQALRLTKLDQLSVAEAAEKSHSGISAIKVSVHRGMKALMAKRGAQKD
- a CDS encoding NrsF family protein, whose amino-acid sequence is MNDPLIDTLAAGLEPVRRRRFSYWIATGVGAGLAVGALAFWLAPDLAVRPDIGTAILDIPFWMKVAFTLTIAIVGSFGLLRLVRPSGRSKALIWIPPAIWAVFALMAARDLATHPVDLWGARILGETALRCVTYIALISVPILAVLTLVVRRGAPTELTQAGWALGLAAGGMSATIYALGCPEASPVFLIVWYALGIALAGAAGALGGRYLLRW